A region of the Nocardia nova SH22a genome:
GCCGCATCGAAGGCCGCCGTGATCGTGCTCGCGCGGATCGCGGCGAACGAACTGGGACGGTTCGGAATCAATGTGAACACGGTCGTGCCCGGAACGGTGAACACCGATCTGATCCACGCCCTCGACCAGCAGGTCCCCGGGCTCATCGATGATTTCAAAGAGCGGTCGTCCCGAGGGGAACTCGCCGAACCGGTCGACATCGCCAATGCCGTGATCTTCCTCGGTAGTCCGCTGGCCGACAGCATCACCGGGCAGTCGATCAACGTCGACAACGGTGTGCTGTGGGACTGACGAGGGAGGGTGTCAATGGGTAAGGGCACGGCCATCGTCACCGGCGGTGCGGGCACTCTCGGCGAAGCCATCGCCGTCGGCCTGCGGGACTACGGCTGGGACGTGCGTATCGTCGATCGGCAACAGGTGCTTTCCGGGTGGACCGCGCCGGAGGGCATCCGGGCCGACGCGCTCGACGTCACCGACTTCGACGCCTGCCGCGCCTATTTCGCGGCACTCGACGAACTGTCGGTGCTCGTCAATTGCGCGGGAATCGCACGGCTCGGATTGGTGCGCGATATCGGCGAGCAGGACTGGCGAGATGTTCTCGACCTGAATCTCACCGCGGCGCTGCATCTCACGCAGTTGTCCACCGAACTGTTGATCAACAGCGGGCACGGGTCGATCGTGAACATCACCTCGATCGCGGGACATCGGGCGAGCTTCGGCCGGGTGGCCTACGGGGTGTCGAAGGCGGGGCTGCTCCAGTTGACCAGGCAAACCGCGCTCGAGTACGCGCCCCTCGGCATTCGCTGCAATTCGGTGTCGCCCGGGCCGGTCGACAGCGCGCTCGTACAGAGATCGCTCTCGCAGGAGGACTACGCCGAATACCTGGAAGACATCCCCGACAATCGCATGGCCGAACCGCACGAGGTCGCCAATGCCGTCGTCTTCCTCGCGTCGCGGGAGGCGACCTACATCAGCGGGCAGGACCTCGCCGTGGACGGGGGCTTTCTCGCCGGCGGCGCGGGGATCAAGAAAGCGCAGCGGTTGACCTGAACGCTGCTGTGGGTCGTCGAACCATGGGTGTGGCGAACGCCGGTGCTTCGAACCGAGGCGGGGGGACCGGCGATGCGGTACGGGGACGAGGGTGATTCGTTTCCTAGGAAATAACTGTCCCCTCCACAGAGTCGGCATACCGCGCGAGACTCGATATGTACGGGCTCGCAGACCCGTCAGTGGTCATCGATCGGCTGCCGGGCTCGTCACGAAATCAGAGGAGTCATGACACCAGAGGAGTGAAGACCATGGTCAACGGCAAGATCGAGCACGTCACCTTCCGCAATCGCGACATGTACTGGGACATCGCGGCGGATCTGCACTTCCCGCCGGACTTCGACGAGTCCAAGACCTATCCGGCGATCGTCGCCGCCCACCCGATCGGCAGCTGCAAGGAGCAGACCTCGGGCAATATCTACGCGCCGCCGCTGGCCGAGGCGGGCCACGTCGTCATCGCATTCGACGCGAGTTTCCAGGGGGAAAGCGGCGGCACCCCGCGGTTCCTCGAAGATCCGACCCAGCGCGTCGAGGACTTCCGCCGGGTGGTGGACTATCTGGTCACGCTGCCGTATGTCGACGCGGACCGCATCGGTGTGCTCGGCATCTGCGGTGGTGGCGGCTACACCCTGGCCGCGTCCAAGACGGAGAAGCGGTTCAAGGCGGTCGTCTCGATCACCGGTGTGAACTTCGGCCGGATGCAGCGCGAGATGTCCGAGCAGAACGGCGGGCCGATCGCGGAGCTGCGGCGCATCGCCGAGCAGCGCACCGCCGAGGCCCGCGGCGCGGACAGCGTCGCGAACGACATCCTGCCCGGCTCGGCCGAAGCAGCCCAGCAGGTGGGCGACATCGACATCATCGAGGCGTACGACTACTACCGCACCGATCGCGGCCGGGCGAAGAACGGCTGCACGACCTTCGAGGTGGCCCACGGTTCCACCGCGCTGGGATG
Encoded here:
- a CDS encoding SDR family NAD(P)-dependent oxidoreductase — its product is MGKGTAIVTGGAGTLGEAIAVGLRDYGWDVRIVDRQQVLSGWTAPEGIRADALDVTDFDACRAYFAALDELSVLVNCAGIARLGLVRDIGEQDWRDVLDLNLTAALHLTQLSTELLINSGHGSIVNITSIAGHRASFGRVAYGVSKAGLLQLTRQTALEYAPLGIRCNSVSPGPVDSALVQRSLSQEDYAEYLEDIPDNRMAEPHEVANAVVFLASREATYISGQDLAVDGGFLAGGAGIKKAQRLT
- a CDS encoding alpha/beta hydrolase, which translates into the protein MVNGKIEHVTFRNRDMYWDIAADLHFPPDFDESKTYPAIVAAHPIGSCKEQTSGNIYAPPLAEAGHVVIAFDASFQGESGGTPRFLEDPTQRVEDFRRVVDYLVTLPYVDADRIGVLGICGGGGYTLAASKTEKRFKAVVSITGVNFGRMQREMSEQNGGPIAELRRIAEQRTAEARGADSVANDILPGSAEAAQQVGDIDIIEAYDYYRTDRGRAKNGCTTFEVAHGSTALGWDAFHLADELLDQPLLIVIGDKQGAFGAYRDGHEIYRKAASTDKQLLELPDVSHYDLYDQPKGAGEALKKVVPFFTEKL